From Plectropomus leopardus isolate mb chromosome 4, YSFRI_Pleo_2.0, whole genome shotgun sequence, the proteins below share one genomic window:
- the LOC121941625 gene encoding LOW QUALITY PROTEIN: ovochymase-2-like (The sequence of the model RefSeq protein was modified relative to this genomic sequence to represent the inferred CDS: inserted 2 bases in 2 codons), with protein sequence MRSHSDSTHCGYILPPLVVSASDTISVSFQSDSRLTDRGFSARWEAVYPEDIAEIQGCGISSKEETGVIKSQNWPMNYRANSECMWNIAVPLGKKITLKFTHFDLEAKDFLTSKCYDNIIVYDINGLTNALLQKHGPFCGTKLPPTIKTKXNRLVIRFHSDLFTEAKGFRAYWTTDPSLPAPTEPPAPPNPWDNITIDWPNDCGKPAIHPVVVSRIVNGEEAXPHSWPWQVSMQVWPASRPEPTFFHTCGGTLIHKNWVLTAAHCFINYADELQRWRMCLGKHNLTYTEPSEHCFNVTGIYRHEGFKYPTVPTVEFDIALVRLDGEVIPSDEISYACLPSEEEVLPGGKKCYATGWGDETGDSLNAKVAEKLNQVALPVVPHDTCKRMDYWWFQVKTSMICCGYTLPDELKSVCQGDSGGPLVCQDTPTGPWEVHGITSFGPIGCIMNKKPSVFTRSSAYIPWIQNVIRRDMYNKHTSGCGGPKDMTGSAGILSSMGYPGSYNNKARCQWNIRVPPGKLVHLHFHSFSLEESQMCLNDKVSLRDRAGSLGTHCSHVPPKDLVSDGDTLHISFSSNDKVVDTGFTASWMAVDPSEVPCGGSFSRNQGEIISPNWPSDYQAQSVCTWRITIPSAKSVHVAFTHFELQAENVLGRCVDYVEIFNGESMTSLGKFCGFTLPSKMTIHSSTVVIRFLSNGADQQKGFRGY encoded by the exons aAATCCAGGGCTGTGGCATTTCCTCCAAAGAGGAAACAGGAGTTATTAAGTCCCAGAACTGGCCCATGAACTACAGAGCTAACAGCGAGTGCATGTGGAACATCGCTGTgcctttggggaaaaaaatcacgcTGAAGTTCACCCACTTTGACCTAGAAGCCAAAGATTTCCTGACGTCCAAATGCTATGATAACATAATAGTGTATGACATCAATGGTTTGACTAATGCACTGCTTCAAAAGCACG gtCCATTTTGTGGGACTAAGCTGCCTCCTACCATCAAGACAA GCAACAGACTGGTGATCCGTTTCCATTCAGACCTGTTTACTGAGGCTAAAGGCTTCCGGGCCTACTGGACAACAGACCCCAGTTTGCCTGCTCCCACTGAGCCGCCTGCTCCACCCAACCCCTGGGATAACATCACCATAG ACTGGCCCAATGACTGTGGGAAACCAGCCATCCATCCTGTTGTTGTGTCACGCATTGTGAACGGAGAGGAGG AGCCACACTCCTGGCCCTGGCAGGTGTCCATGCAG GTCTGGCCAGCCAGTCGTCCAGAGCCCACATTCTTCCACACCTGTGGTGGTACTCTAATTCACAAGAACTGGGTACTTACAGCAGCCCACTGCTTCATAAA CTatgctgatgagctgcagcgCTGGCGCATGTGCCTCGGCAAACACAACCTGACTTACACAGAGCCGAGTGAGCACTGCTTCAATGTGACTGGTATCTATCGCCATGAGGGCTTCAAGTATCCCACAGTGCCCACAGTGGAGTTTGACATTGCTCTGGTCAGGTTGGACGGGGAGGTGATACCCAGTGATGAGATCTCATACGCCTGCCTTCCCTCTGAGGAGGAAGTCCTGCCTGGGGGAAAGAAGTGCTACGCCACCGGCTGGGGAGACGAGACCG GTGATTCACTAAATGCTAAAGTTGCAGAGAAGCTAAACCAGGTCGCCCTGCCTGTTGTGCCGCATGACACCTGCAAGAGGATGGATTACTGGTGGTTTCAGGTCAAGACCTCCATGATCTGCTGTGGTTACACCCTGCCTGATGAGCTCAAGTCCGTCTGTCAG GGAGATTCAGGTGGTCCGCTGGTGTGCCAGGACACCCCCACTGGTCCTTGGGAAGTTCATGGTATAACCAGCTTCGGCCCTATTGGATGTATTATGAATAAGAAGCCCTCTGTGTTCACCCGCTCCTCTGCCTACATCCCCTGGATCCAAAATGTCATCCGCAGAGACATGTACAACAAGCACA caTCTGGCTGTGGTGGGCCAAAGGACATGACTGGTTCAGCAGGCATCCTGTCCTCCATGGGTTACCCTGGCAGCTACAACAACAAAGCTCGCTGCCAGTGGAACATCCGGGTGCCCCCTGGCAAACTGGTCCACCTCCATTTCCACAGTTTCTCCCTGGAGGAGAGTCAGATGTGCttaaatgacaaagtcagcctcagagacagagcaggaagTTTAG gcACACACTGCAGCCATGTTCCCCCTAAAGACCTGGTGAGTGACGGAGACACGCTTCACATCAGCTTCTCCTCCAATGACAAGGTGGTGGACACGGGCTTCACTGCCTCCTGGATGGCAGTGGACCCTTCAGAGG ttcCTTGTGGAGGGAGCTTCAGCAGGAATCAGGGTGAAATCATCTCTCCTAACTGGCCCAGTGATTACCAAGCCCAGTCTGTGTGCACGTGGCGTATCACCATTCCCTCAGCAAAAAGTGTCCATGTGGCCTTCACTCACTTTGAGCTGCAAGCTGAAAACGTGTTGGGAAGATGTGTCGACTATGTGGAGATCTTTAATGGAGAAAGCATGACATCACTAG GTAAATTCTGCGGCTTCACCCTTCCATCCAAGATGaccatccacagcagcacagttGTCATTCGCTTCCTTAGTAACGGAGCTGATCAACAGAAAGGTTTCCGTGGTTACTGA
- the LOC121941626 gene encoding chymotrypsin-like elastase family member 2A, producing TDASVIPTLPPPPPNPWDNITIDWPVDCGNPEVKPSTATLRVVNGVEATPHSWPWQVSMQATPMLPIPYMHGCGGSLIHEDWILTAAHCFMVPLNHHMNSSMDVPSVEECYKVDAIIRHEGFVYEQDRTDITNDIALVHLAKPVNMTREISPICLPKPGAVMPAGTPCFVTGWGDEKGNLFPKVAEKLNQAALPVVDFQTCSKPAYWWDTLRPSMICAGYESPDELKSACQGDSGGPFACAAAGTNTTWEVHGIVSFGPQGCIKDKKPSVFTRVSAFSDWIDHNIKKFIYENGKTN from the exons ACTGATGCCAGTGTAATCCCAACTTTACCTCCCCCACCTCCTAACCCATGGGACAACATCACTATTG actGGCCAGTAGATTGTGGAAACCCAGAAGTGAAACCCAGCACAGCCACCCTGAGGGTCGTTAATGGGGTGGAGGCCACCCCCCACTCCTGGCCCTGGCAAGTGTCAATGCAG GCTACACCGATGCTTCCTATACCTTACATGCACGGTTGTGGAGGATCTTTGATTCATGAAGACTGGATCCTGACTGCTGCTCACTGTTTCATGGT CCCACTGAAT CACCACATGAACTCCTCCATGGACGTTCCCTCAGTAGAGGAGTGCTATAAAGTGGATGCCATCATCCGCCATGAGGGCTTTGTGTACGAGCAGGATCGCACTGACATCACCAATGATATAGCCCTGGTGCATTTGGCCAAGCCTGTGAACATGACAAGGGAGATCAGCCCCATCTGTCTGCCCAAACCTGGAGCTGTGATGCCTGCTGGGACGCCCTGCTTTGTCACAGGCTGGGGAGATGAGAAAG GTAACCTGTTTCCCAAAGTGGCTGAGAAGTTAAACCAGGCAGCCCTCCCCGTTGTAGACTTCCAGACCTGCAGTAAGCCTGCTTACTGGTGGGACACCCTCAGACCCTCCATGATTTGTGCTGGCTACGAGTCCCCAGATGAGCTCAAGTCAGCCTGCCAG GGTGACTCTGGAGGTCCTTTCGCCTGCGCGGCCGCTGGAACAAACACGACCTGGGAAGTGCACGGTATTGTCAGCTTTGGACCGCAGGGCTGCATCAAAGACAAGAAACCTTCAGTGTTCACCCGCGTCTCTGCCTTCAGTGATTGGATAGACCACAACATCAAGAAGTTTATATatgaaaatggtaaaactaaCTGA
- the LOC121941627 gene encoding ovochymase-2-like, with the protein MEKGRRRSRGLSTLEKTLIGLFVAMTCVCIGFIVVFFVGKDDSSAHTEGPDSGCGGPQQLSEESGTFTSFNYPSSYDNGKSCTWHITVDPDKVIQLWFEEFALEETQLCTADFITLRDSLGTIGKYCGYTKPKPVVSLTNHLTVYFDTNDQKTDQGFKAHYKAVAPELAPEIAGAGGFVQGDQGDLMTPGFPEQNYPNGALYQWRITVPEGEKVRLTFTSFDLVPEACGDFVQVYDGHEAGSSSISKFCGNMMPKTVESKTNTMVVRFKSDNTLTSKGFSATFTKSSLPPVTPQPTTPRPSTQTATTQTSPPPTTSGGGGPVILQGRKGVIQSLGFPNPYPPHLRSSWKISVPRGFLVKLQITDIAITGETGQCKEDKLIISDNYNTLGTHCGYILPPLVVSASDTISVSFQSDSRLTDRGFSARWEAVYPEDIAEIQGCGISSKEETGVIKSQNWPMNYRANSECMWNIAVPLGKKITLKFTHFDLEAKDFLTSKCYDNIIVYDINGLTNALLQKHGPFCGTKLPPTIKTKGNRLVIRFHSDLFTEAKGFRAYWTTDPSLPAPTEPPAPPNPWDNITIDWPNDCGKPAIHPVVVSRIVNGEEARPHSWPWQVSMQVWPASRPEPTFFHTCGGTLIHKNWVLTAAHCFINYADELQRWRMCLGKHNLTYTEPSEHCFNVTGIYRHEGFKYPTVPTVEFDIALVRLDGEVIPSDEISYACLPSEEEVLPGGKKCYATGWGDETGDSLNAKVAEKLNQVALPVVPHDTCKRMDYWWFQVKTSMICCGYTLPDELKSVCQGDSGGPLVCQDTPTGPWEVHGITSFGPIGCIMNKKPSVFTRSSAYIPWIQNVIRRDMYNKHTSGCGGPKDMTGSAGILSSMGYPGSYNNKARCQWNIRVPPGKLVHLHFHSFSLEESQMCLNDKVSLRDRAGSLGTHCSHVPPKDLVSDGDTLHISFSSNDKVVDTGFTASWMAVDPSEVPCGGSFSRNQGEIISPNWPSDYQAQSVCTWRITIPSAKSVHVAFTHFELQAENVLGRCVDYVEIFNGESMTSLGKFCGFTLPSKMTIHSSTVVIRFLSNGADQQKGFRGYWTTDASVIPTLPPPPPNPWDNITIDWPVDCGNPEVKPSTATLRVVNGVEATPHSWPWQVSMQATPMLPIPYMHGCGGSLIHEDWILTAAHCFMVPLNRPSYWRMCLGKHHMNSSMDVPSVEECYKVDAIIRHEGFVYEQDRTDITNDIALVHLAKPVNMTREISPICLPKPGAVMPAGTPCFVTGWGDEKGNLFPKVAEKLNQAALPVVDFQTCSKPAYWWDTLRPSMICAGYESPDELKSACQGDSGGPFACAAAGTNTTWEVHGIVSFGPQGCIKDKKPSVFTRVSAFSDWIDHNIKKFIYENGKTN; encoded by the exons GGCCGGACTCAGGGTGTGGTGGTCCTCAGCAGCTGTCTGAAGAGTCGGGCACTTTTACCAGCTTTAACTACCCCAGTAGCTACGACAATGGAAAGAGCTGCACCTGGCACATCACTGTGGACCCTGACAAG GTGATCCAACTGTGGTTTGAAGAGTTTGCTTTGGAGGAAACCCAGCTCTGCACGGCAGACTTCATCACACTGCGAGACTCTCTGGGAACCATTG GTAAATACTGCGGCTACACCAAGCCAAAGCCGGTGGTGTCGCTCACAAACCACCTGACAGTGTACTTCGACAccaatgaccaaaaaacagacCAAGGATTCAAGGCTCATTATAAAGCCGTGGCTCCAGAGCTCGCACCAG AAATAGCCGGAGCTGGTGGCTTTGTCCAAGGTGACCAGGGGGATCTGATGACCCCTGGCTTCCCAGAGCAAAACTACCCAAACGGAGCACTATATCAG TGGAGAATCACAGTGCCTGAAGGTGAGAAGGTTCGACTGACGTTTACCTCCTTTGACCTGGTCCCTGAGGCTTGTGGAGACTTTGTTCAGGTCTACGATGGACACGAGGCTGGCTCTTCTTCAATCA GTAAATTCTGTGGGAACATGATGCCAAAAACAGTGGAGTCCAAGACAAACACAATGGTGGTCCGCTTCAAGTCAGATAACACCTTGACTTCTAAAGGGTTCAGCGCGACTTTCACCAAGTCCAGCCTTCCACCTGTCACACCCCAACCCACCACGCCCAGACCCTCCACACAAACAGCCACCACACAAACCTCTCCACCTCCAACAACTTCTG GAGGAGGTGGTCCAGTAATCCTTCAGGGGCGTAAAGGAGTGATCCAGTCACTGGGTTTCCCAAATCCATATCCTCCTCATCTGAGAAGCTCCTGGAAGATATCTGTGCCCAGAGGATTCCTGGTTAAACTGCAGATCACTGATATAGCCATCACAGGAGAGACTGGACAGTGCAAGGAGGACAAATTGATCATCTCAGATAATTACAACACATTAG GCACACACTGTGGCTACATTCTCCCCCCGCTGGTGGTCAGTGCCAGTGACACGATATCTGTCAGCTTCCAGTCAGACAGTCGCCTCACAGACCGAGGATTCTCTGCCAGGTGGGAAGCTGTGTATCCTGAGGATATTGCAG aAATCCAGGGCTGTGGCATTTCCTCCAAAGAGGAAACAGGAGTTATTAAGTCCCAGAACTGGCCCATGAACTACAGAGCTAACAGCGAGTGCATGTGGAACATCGCTGTgcctttggggaaaaaaatcacgcTGAAGTTCACCCACTTTGACCTAGAAGCCAAAGATTTCCTGACGTCCAAATGCTATGATAACATAATAGTGTATGACATCAATGGTTTGACTAATGCACTGCTTCAAAAGCACG gtCCATTTTGTGGGACTAAGCTGCCTCCTACCATCAAGACAAAAGGCAACAGACTGGTGATCCGTTTCCATTCAGACCTGTTTACTGAGGCTAAAGGCTTCCGGGCCTACTGGACAACAGACCCCAGTTTGCCTGCTCCCACTGAGCCGCCTGCTCCACCCAACCCCTGGGATAACATCACCATAG ACTGGCCCAATGACTGTGGGAAACCAGCCATCCATCCTGTTGTTGTGTCACGCATTGTGAACGGAGAGGAGGCCAGGCCACACTCCTGGCCCTGGCAGGTGTCCATGCAG GTCTGGCCAGCCAGTCGTCCAGAGCCCACATTCTTCCACACCTGTGGTGGTACTCTAATTCACAAGAACTGGGTACTTACAGCAGCCCACTGCTTCATAAA CTatgctgatgagctgcagcgCTGGCGCATGTGCCTCGGCAAACACAACCTGACTTACACAGAGCCGAGTGAGCACTGCTTCAATGTGACTGGTATCTATCGCCATGAGGGCTTCAAGTATCCCACAGTGCCCACAGTGGAGTTTGACATTGCTCTGGTCAGGTTGGACGGGGAGGTGATACCCAGTGATGAGATCTCATACGCCTGCCTTCCCTCTGAGGAGGAAGTCCTGCCTGGGGGAAAGAAGTGCTACGCCACCGGCTGGGGAGACGAGACCG GTGATTCACTAAATGCTAAAGTTGCAGAGAAGCTAAACCAGGTCGCCCTGCCTGTTGTGCCGCATGACACCTGCAAGAGGATGGATTACTGGTGGTTTCAGGTCAAGACCTCCATGATCTGCTGTGGTTACACCCTGCCTGATGAGCTCAAGTCCGTCTGTCAG GGAGATTCAGGTGGTCCGCTGGTGTGCCAGGACACCCCCACTGGTCCTTGGGAAGTTCATGGTATAACCAGCTTCGGCCCTATTGGATGTATTATGAATAAGAAGCCCTCTGTGTTCACCCGCTCCTCTGCCTACATCCCCTGGATCCAAAATGTCATCCGCAGAGACATGTACAACAAGCACA caTCTGGCTGTGGTGGGCCAAAGGACATGACTGGTTCAGCAGGCATCCTGTCCTCCATGGGTTACCCTGGCAGCTACAACAACAAAGCTCGCTGCCAGTGGAACATCCGGGTGCCCCCTGGCAAACTGGTCCACCTCCATTTCCACAGTTTCTCCCTGGAGGAGAGTCAGATGTGCttaaatgacaaagtcagcctcagagacagagcaggaagTTTAG gcACACACTGCAGCCATGTTCCCCCTAAAGACCTGGTGAGTGACGGAGACACGCTTCACATCAGCTTCTCCTCCAATGACAAGGTGGTGGACACGGGCTTCACTGCCTCCTGGATGGCAGTGGACCCTTCAGAGG ttcCTTGTGGAGGGAGCTTCAGCAGGAATCAGGGTGAAATCATCTCTCCTAACTGGCCCAGTGATTACCAAGCCCAGTCTGTGTGCACGTGGCGTATCACCATTCCCTCAGCAAAAAGTGTCCATGTGGCCTTCACTCACTTTGAGCTGCAAGCTGAAAACGTGTTGGGAAGATGTGTCGACTATGTGGAGATCTTTAATGGAGAAAGCATGACATCACTAG GTAAATTCTGCGGCTTCACCCTTCCATCCAAGATGaccatccacagcagcacagttGTCATTCGCTTCCTTAGTAACGGAGCTGATCAACAGAAAGGTTTCCGTGGTTACTGGACGACTGATGCCAGTGTAATCCCAACTTTACCTCCCCCACCTCCTAACCCATGGGACAACATCACTATTG actGGCCAGTAGATTGTGGAAACCCAGAAGTGAAACCCAGCACAGCCACCCTGAGGGTCGTTAATGGGGTGGAGGCCACCCCCCACTCCTGGCCCTGGCAAGTGTCAATGCAG GCTACACCGATGCTTCCTATACCTTACATGCACGGTTGTGGAGGATCTTTGATTCATGAAGACTGGATCCTGACTGCTGCTCACTGTTTCATGGT CCCACTGAATAGACCCTCCTACTGGCGCATGTGTTTGGGGAAGCACCACATGAACTCCTCCATGGACGTTCCCTCAGTAGAGGAGTGCTATAAAGTGGATGCCATCATCCGCCATGAGGGCTTTGTGTACGAGCAGGATCGCACTGACATCACCAATGATATAGCCCTGGTGCATTTGGCCAAGCCTGTGAACATGACAAGGGAGATCAGCCCCATCTGTCTGCCCAAACCTGGAGCTGTGATGCCTGCTGGGACGCCCTGCTTTGTCACAGGCTGGGGAGATGAGAAAG GTAACCTGTTTCCCAAAGTGGCTGAGAAGTTAAACCAGGCAGCCCTCCCCGTTGTAGACTTCCAGACCTGCAGTAAGCCTGCTTACTGGTGGGACACCCTCAGACCCTCCATGATTTGTGCTGGCTACGAGTCCCCAGATGAGCTCAAGTCAGCCTGCCAG GGTGACTCTGGAGGTCCTTTCGCCTGCGCGGCCGCTGGAACAAACACGACCTGGGAAGTGCACGGTATTGTCAGCTTTGGACCGCAGGGCTGCATCAAAGACAAGAAACCTTCAGTGTTCACCCGCGTCTCTGCCTTCAGTGATTGGATAGACCACAACATCAAGAAGTTTATATatgaaaatggtaaaactaaCTGA